A window of Armatimonadota bacterium contains these coding sequences:
- a CDS encoding sugar ABC transporter permease, with amino-acid sequence MRSTSDRILAAALVAPSIAAVGLFVYGFIGWTVWVSLSNWSGLRPDLSWAGLSNYATLFANPRFHLDIRNTVVFTALLLAACMALGLGLALLLDRGVRGESVFRSIFFFPMAISFIVTGVAWRWLLAPGDPATGRITGVNVLLAQAGLPHLKWYTDHTVLYITPDSALGQVLAGMGLGFLTGPVFGVPVAMLSIVIAATWQMSGFVMALYLAGLRGFPEELREAARIDGAGEWQVYRHVILPYLRPVTLSALIILGHISLKIFDLVAAMSKRGPGFATDVPAYFMFETTFHADRFAEGAAIAVVMLVSVSVLIVPYLVGSMRRESAT; translated from the coding sequence ATGAGGTCGACATCCGATCGAATCCTCGCGGCGGCTCTCGTCGCCCCTTCGATCGCCGCCGTGGGGCTGTTCGTCTACGGCTTCATCGGCTGGACGGTGTGGGTGTCGCTGTCGAACTGGTCGGGGCTGCGCCCGGACCTCAGCTGGGCGGGCCTGAGCAACTACGCGACGCTGTTCGCCAACCCGCGCTTCCACCTGGACATTCGGAACACGGTGGTCTTCACCGCGTTGTTGCTGGCGGCGTGCATGGCGCTGGGGCTGGGACTGGCGCTGTTGCTGGACCGCGGGGTGAGGGGCGAAAGCGTCTTCCGCAGCATCTTCTTTTTCCCGATGGCGATCTCGTTCATCGTCACCGGGGTCGCCTGGCGGTGGCTTCTGGCTCCGGGCGACCCCGCCACCGGCCGGATCACGGGCGTCAACGTCCTGCTCGCCCAGGCGGGTCTGCCCCACCTCAAGTGGTACACGGACCACACGGTTCTCTACATCACGCCCGACAGCGCACTCGGCCAGGTGCTCGCCGGCATGGGGCTGGGTTTCCTCACCGGTCCGGTCTTCGGCGTGCCGGTGGCGATGCTGTCCATCGTCATCGCCGCGACCTGGCAAATGTCGGGGTTCGTTATGGCCCTCTACCTCGCAGGGCTGCGCGGCTTTCCGGAGGAGCTGCGGGAGGCGGCGCGGATCGACGGAGCCGGTGAGTGGCAGGTCTACCGCCACGTCATCCTCCCCTACCTGCGCCCGGTGACTCTGAGCGCGCTGATCATCCTCGGCCACATCTCGCTGAAGATCTTCGACCTGGTGGCCGCGATGAGCAAGCGTGGGCCCGGCTTCGCCACTGACGTCCCCGCGTACTTCATGTTTGAGACCACCTTCCACGCGGACCGGTTCGCCGAAGGCGCCGCCATCGCGGTGGTGATGCTGGTGAGCGTCAGCGTGCTGATCGTTCCGTATCTGGTGGGCAGCATGCGGCGGGAGAGCGCGACGTGA
- a CDS encoding metal ABC transporter substrate-binding protein, with protein sequence MTAPRLAALWLVAVLATGCAGESASPAAQRPRAIATINILADFARGVAGDRIEVSSLIPVGGDPHTYEPVPRDVQRIAESHILFYNGLGLEKWLHKLIANAGGRRVMVEVTRGLRPAIQTSGAYAGDPDPHLWMDPLAARTYVENIRDALIAFDPDGRSAYEANAARYLRELDELHRWIQQQVAQIPPARRKLVTTHDAFRYFGNRYGFAVVGTIWGISTEDEPSAQEIARLVDSIRRERVPAVFVETTINPKLMERVARDAGVRVGRSLYGDSLGPPGSNADTYVKMMRHNVAAIVEALR encoded by the coding sequence TTGACCGCACCCCGCCTCGCCGCCCTGTGGCTCGTGGCCGTGCTGGCTACCGGCTGCGCCGGGGAGTCCGCGAGCCCGGCCGCGCAGCGTCCGCGCGCGATCGCGACGATCAACATCCTCGCCGACTTCGCGCGCGGGGTCGCCGGCGACCGGATCGAGGTCAGCAGTCTGATCCCGGTGGGCGGCGACCCGCACACCTACGAGCCGGTCCCCCGCGACGTCCAGAGGATCGCGGAGTCCCACATCCTCTTCTACAACGGGCTGGGCCTGGAAAAGTGGCTGCACAAACTGATCGCCAACGCCGGCGGACGGCGCGTCATGGTCGAGGTCACGAGGGGGCTGCGGCCCGCGATCCAGACGAGCGGCGCGTACGCCGGCGACCCCGACCCGCACCTGTGGATGGACCCGCTGGCGGCCCGGACCTACGTCGAGAACATCCGCGACGCCCTGATCGCCTTCGACCCCGACGGCCGGAGCGCGTACGAGGCCAACGCCGCCCGCTACCTGCGGGAACTGGACGAGCTGCACCGTTGGATCCAGCAGCAGGTGGCCCAGATCCCACCCGCGCGGCGGAAGCTGGTGACCACCCACGACGCGTTCCGCTACTTCGGGAATCGCTACGGCTTCGCGGTCGTCGGTACGATCTGGGGGATCAGCACGGAGGACGAACCGTCGGCGCAGGAGATCGCACGTCTGGTGGACAGCATCCGGCGGGAGCGGGTGCCCGCGGTGTTCGTCGAGACGACGATCAACCCCAAGCTGATGGAGCGCGTCGCCCGCGACGCCGGCGTGCGCGTCGGCCGCAGCCTGTACGGCGACTCCCTCGGACCCCCGGGCAGCAACGCCGACACCTACGTCAAGATGATGCGGCACAACGTCGCCGCGATCGTGGAGGCGCTGCGATGA
- a CDS encoding carbohydrate ABC transporter permease, with amino-acid sequence MIAARPHLAVALGRVSLYAALVLAAAFYLLPVYVLLITGIKSYAEAGLDRMWHLPAAPTLDGFRQAYARLSPHFVNSLTLTVPAALLSSLLGSVNGYVLAKWRFRGADAVFTLILFGMFIPYQSVLIPLVHTLQRVNFAAHALDLPTWLKWAVPGYGTLSGLAFVHVVYGIPITTLIFRNYYATVPDELIDAAKADGAGLLGIYRLVLLPISMPAFAVVLIWQFTSIWNEFLFAVVLTQNPAVRPVTVALYNLAGSYIVEWNVQMAGALLAAAPTLLVYVFLGRYFLRGLLAGALRG; translated from the coding sequence GTGATCGCGGCGCGCCCGCACCTAGCGGTTGCCCTAGGCCGGGTCTCGCTCTACGCGGCGCTGGTCTTGGCGGCGGCGTTCTACCTGCTGCCCGTCTACGTGCTCTTGATCACCGGCATCAAGTCCTACGCGGAGGCCGGGCTGGACCGCATGTGGCACCTGCCGGCGGCCCCCACGCTGGACGGTTTCCGGCAGGCGTACGCCCGCCTGTCGCCGCACTTCGTCAACAGCCTGACGCTTACTGTGCCGGCGGCGTTGCTGTCCTCCCTGCTGGGGTCGGTCAACGGCTACGTCCTCGCCAAGTGGCGGTTTCGGGGTGCGGACGCGGTCTTCACTTTGATCCTGTTCGGGATGTTTATCCCCTACCAGAGCGTCCTGATCCCGCTGGTGCACACCCTTCAGCGGGTGAACTTCGCCGCGCACGCGCTGGACCTGCCGACCTGGTTGAAGTGGGCCGTACCGGGGTACGGCACGCTGTCGGGCCTGGCGTTCGTGCACGTCGTCTACGGGATCCCGATCACCACGTTGATCTTTCGCAACTACTACGCCACGGTCCCCGACGAGCTGATCGACGCGGCAAAGGCCGACGGCGCGGGCCTGCTCGGGATCTACCGGCTGGTTTTGCTCCCCATCTCGATGCCTGCCTTCGCCGTCGTCCTGATCTGGCAGTTCACGTCCATCTGGAACGAGTTCCTCTTCGCGGTGGTGCTGACTCAGAATCCCGCCGTCCGACCGGTGACCGTCGCGCTGTACAACCTCGCCGGCAGCTACATCGTGGAGTGGAACGTGCAGATGGCGGGTGCGCTGCTGGCGGCGGCCCCCACGCTGTTGGTGTACGTCTTCTTGGGACGGTACTTCCTGCGCGGTCTGCTGGCCGGAGCGCTGCGGGGCTGA
- a CDS encoding LLM class F420-dependent oxidoreductase has protein sequence MDVAIMVEGQNGLNWPRWKRTVRAVEDLGFAGLYRSDHFTNAAPPDRDSLELWVSLTWLAEHTTRIAFGPLCTPASFRHPVFTARMAAQVDDLSGGRMTLGMGAGWQEREHVKFGFDLLDVPERFRRFEESLQVVTHLLRDDGPVSYTGRYYTLREAQLLPRPQRPGCPPILVGGNGPRRTLPLAARYASEWNATFQTPAGFAELSARLDALLVRNGRPPHAVRRSMMTGLLFGRSRSEIEQRASARGRTVEELRARGVLVGGPSEIRDQLQALGGVGVQRVMLQWLDLDDAAGLEALARTVVT, from the coding sequence ATGGACGTCGCAATCATGGTCGAAGGCCAGAACGGACTGAACTGGCCACGCTGGAAACGCACCGTGCGGGCGGTCGAGGACTTGGGGTTCGCTGGCCTGTACCGGTCCGACCACTTCACGAACGCTGCCCCGCCCGACCGCGACTCCCTCGAGCTGTGGGTCTCGCTCACGTGGCTGGCGGAGCACACGACCCGCATCGCCTTCGGGCCGCTGTGCACGCCGGCGTCGTTTCGTCACCCGGTCTTCACCGCGCGGATGGCCGCCCAGGTGGACGACTTGTCCGGCGGCCGGATGACCCTGGGGATGGGCGCCGGTTGGCAGGAACGCGAGCACGTCAAGTTCGGCTTCGACCTGCTCGACGTCCCTGAACGGTTCCGTCGGTTCGAGGAGTCGCTGCAGGTCGTCACACACCTGCTGCGCGACGACGGACCGGTCAGTTACACCGGCCGCTACTACACGCTGCGCGAAGCACAGCTGCTGCCGCGCCCGCAACGACCAGGATGTCCTCCCATCCTGGTGGGCGGCAACGGTCCGCGACGCACCCTGCCACTGGCTGCCCGCTACGCGAGCGAATGGAACGCCACCTTCCAGACGCCGGCGGGCTTCGCAGAACTCAGTGCCCGTCTGGACGCCCTGCTGGTGCGCAACGGGCGTCCGCCCCACGCGGTCCGCCGCTCGATGATGACCGGGCTGCTGTTCGGACGCAGCCGGTCGGAGATCGAGCAGAGGGCGTCCGCGCGCGGTCGCACCGTCGAAGAACTGAGGGCGCGTGGCGTCCTGGTCGGCGGGCCCTCGGAGATCAGAGACCAACTGCAGGCCCTGGGCGGCGTCGGCGTGCAGCGGGTCATGCTCCAGTGGCTGGACCTGGACGACGCCGCGGGGCTGGAAGCCCTCGCCCGCACCGTCGTCACCTGA
- a CDS encoding metal ABC transporter permease, with translation MTALYDLFVNPMQYAFMQRALLASLLVGTICAVLSCYLLVKRWALLGDAISHSVLPGVAFAYMAGLPFFTGAVATGMLTALGISAVERHTRIKEDSAMGIMFTGAFALGFVLVSRIRSKSVDLFHILFGNVLGVFDADLILTAATGAVVLAVVFALYKELQLWTFDPVAAAAMGLPSGVLHYTLMLLLSMTIVASLQTVGIVLVVAMLVTPGAVAFLLTDRMSRMLGIAVAVGVVSALSGLFLSYHLNVASGATMVLVATVVFACAMLLSPREGIVWSAIRRRRVVYLTALEDFLKQAYVLDRQGEATIAAVAERLGTGLRQARSALRRLAREGLADPSDGVVRLTDAGRARAQELIRSHRLWERYLVDAGGLSWAEVHAEAERLEHLGTRELAARLDEVLGRPEHDPHGARIPRAGQDPELRAEPLAARRIGDTVEVAEVEDEDPDVLRRLDEKGMRPGARVHVLHRRQDGTLRVRVDGREEEIDPALSDVVLTRPAGGTSRNL, from the coding sequence GTGACGGCCCTGTACGACCTGTTCGTCAACCCCATGCAGTACGCGTTCATGCAGCGTGCGCTACTGGCGTCGCTGCTGGTCGGCACGATCTGCGCGGTGCTGAGCTGCTACCTGCTGGTCAAGCGGTGGGCCCTGCTCGGGGACGCGATCTCGCACTCTGTGCTGCCGGGCGTGGCGTTCGCGTACATGGCCGGCCTGCCGTTCTTCACCGGTGCGGTGGCCACCGGCATGCTGACAGCGCTGGGCATCTCCGCGGTGGAGCGTCACACGCGCATCAAGGAAGACTCGGCGATGGGCATCATGTTCACCGGCGCGTTCGCGCTGGGGTTCGTGCTGGTCAGCCGCATCCGCAGCAAGAGCGTCGACCTTTTCCACATCCTGTTCGGCAACGTGTTGGGGGTCTTTGACGCGGACCTGATCCTCACCGCCGCGACCGGAGCCGTGGTGTTGGCGGTGGTGTTTGCGCTGTACAAGGAGCTCCAACTGTGGACGTTCGACCCGGTCGCCGCCGCGGCGATGGGACTGCCGTCCGGCGTGCTCCACTATACGCTGATGCTGCTGCTGTCGATGACCATCGTGGCCTCCCTCCAGACGGTGGGCATCGTGCTCGTCGTCGCGATGCTTGTGACCCCCGGAGCGGTGGCATTCCTGCTGACGGACCGCATGTCGCGCATGCTCGGGATCGCGGTCGCCGTGGGCGTCGTGTCGGCGCTGAGCGGGCTGTTCCTCTCCTACCACCTCAACGTCGCCTCCGGCGCGACGATGGTTCTAGTCGCGACGGTCGTGTTCGCGTGCGCGATGCTGCTCAGTCCCCGCGAGGGGATCGTGTGGTCGGCGATCCGGCGGCGCCGCGTGGTCTACCTCACGGCGCTGGAGGACTTCTTGAAGCAGGCGTACGTCCTGGACCGCCAGGGGGAGGCGACGATCGCGGCCGTCGCGGAGAGATTGGGCACGGGGCTGCGGCAGGCGCGCAGCGCGCTGCGGCGGCTGGCGCGTGAAGGGCTGGCAGACCCCTCCGACGGCGTGGTGCGCCTGACCGACGCCGGCCGCGCGCGGGCGCAGGAACTGATCCGGTCGCATCGCCTGTGGGAGCGCTACCTGGTGGACGCAGGCGGGCTGTCGTGGGCGGAAGTGCACGCCGAGGCGGAACGCCTGGAACACCTCGGCACGCGCGAACTGGCCGCGAGGCTGGACGAGGTGCTGGGCCGTCCGGAACACGACCCGCACGGCGCGCGCATCCCGCGGGCCGGGCAGGACCCAGAACTCCGTGCGGAGCCGCTTGCAGCCCGGCGCATCGGAGACACCGTCGAGGTGGCCGAGGTGGAAGACGAAGACCCCGACGTGCTGCGCCGGCTCGACGAGAAGGGCATGCGCCCCGGCGCGCGCGTCCACGTCCTGCACAGAAGGCAAGACGGGACCCTGCGGGTTCGCGTCGACGGCCGGGAGGAAGAAATCGACCCAGCGTTGTCCGACGTCGTGCTGACCCGGCCGGCCGGGGGGACTTCTCGCAACCTTTGA
- a CDS encoding metal ABC transporter ATP-binding protein, which produces MIPSDFPRTREQDAGPPAIETRNLTVSYGGKPAIRNVTLAIEPGRLVGLVGPNGAGKSTLLRAIVGLLTPDTGRVAIFGQSPQAARRLVAYVPQRTEVDWDYPIVVEEVVLMGRFNHIGWVRRPRALDRQVAAECLRRVGMEAYAQRQIGQLSGGQQQRVFLARALAQETPIMLLDEPFVGVDAATEETIYRLLDAAKQEGRTVVVATHDLSRAQTAFDRLVLLNQYPIAYGPPQEVFTPSLLQRTYGGRLTLLDAADQRMVIRP; this is translated from the coding sequence ATGATTCCTTCAGACTTTCCGCGCACCCGGGAGCAGGACGCCGGCCCGCCCGCGATCGAGACCCGCAACCTGACGGTGTCGTACGGGGGCAAGCCGGCGATCCGCAACGTGACCCTCGCGATCGAGCCCGGGCGCCTGGTGGGGCTGGTGGGACCCAACGGCGCCGGCAAGTCGACGCTGCTGCGCGCCATCGTCGGCCTGCTCACACCGGACACCGGGCGGGTGGCGATCTTCGGCCAAAGCCCGCAGGCGGCGCGGCGACTGGTGGCGTATGTGCCGCAGCGCACCGAGGTGGACTGGGACTACCCCATCGTCGTCGAGGAGGTCGTGCTCATGGGCCGGTTCAACCACATCGGGTGGGTGCGCCGGCCGAGGGCGCTGGACCGGCAGGTCGCCGCGGAGTGTCTGCGGCGCGTGGGGATGGAGGCGTACGCGCAGCGCCAGATTGGACAGCTGTCCGGCGGCCAGCAGCAGCGCGTGTTCCTGGCCCGCGCGCTCGCGCAGGAGACCCCGATCATGCTGCTCGACGAGCCGTTCGTCGGCGTGGACGCTGCCACCGAGGAAACGATCTACCGCCTGCTGGACGCCGCCAAGCAGGAGGGCCGCACCGTCGTCGTGGCGACCCACGACCTGAGCCGCGCGCAGACGGCGTTCGACCGGTTGGTCCTGCTCAACCAGTATCCGATCGCCTACGGGCCGCCGCAGGAGGTGTTCACGCCGTCTCTGCTGCAGCGCACCTATGGCGGCCGTCTGACCCTGCTCGATGCCGCCGACCAGAGGATGGTGATCCGGCCGTGA
- a CDS encoding ABC transporter substrate-binding protein — protein sequence MTMPRRRALFVAAVVIVVVAAVALYQVSRMRAPAPPAARLEIFSWWTTGGEEAGLLKLFELYRQQNPGVEIINATVAGGAGFEAKPALKARMLGGDPPDSFQVHMGRELIDTWVVTGYMEPLNDLYAQEGWEQVFPAGVLGLLRHEGSYWSVPVNIHRANVLWYNKRTFEENGWKPPETFDDFFALAEQMRAKGITPLALGDVGIWASVHLFEVVLAGVLGPDAYSGLWTGATDWNGPEVRRALEIMARMLTYVNPDHSALSWDQANDLVIQGRAGMTIMGDWVDADNLAKNFRDSGWAPPPGTRGVFVALSDTFGLPKNAPHRDQAIAWLRLVGSRAGQEAFNPVKGSICARNDCDPALFGPYLQSAMQDWARDRIVPSLAHGAAASESWVALINDVMSAFVSDRDVAKAQAALAKACVDARVCR from the coding sequence ATGACGATGCCACGCAGGCGCGCACTGTTCGTCGCCGCCGTCGTGATCGTCGTCGTCGCGGCGGTCGCACTCTACCAGGTCAGTCGGATGCGGGCTCCGGCACCGCCGGCCGCGAGGCTGGAGATCTTCTCATGGTGGACCACGGGGGGCGAGGAGGCCGGACTGTTGAAGCTGTTCGAGCTGTACCGGCAGCAGAACCCCGGCGTGGAGATCATCAACGCCACCGTGGCGGGTGGGGCGGGCTTTGAGGCCAAACCCGCCCTCAAGGCGCGGATGCTGGGGGGCGACCCGCCGGACTCATTCCAGGTCCACATGGGCCGCGAGTTGATCGACACCTGGGTCGTGACCGGATACATGGAGCCGCTGAACGACCTGTACGCGCAGGAAGGATGGGAACAGGTCTTCCCGGCCGGCGTGCTGGGCCTGCTGCGGCACGAGGGCAGCTACTGGTCGGTGCCGGTGAACATTCACCGCGCCAACGTATTGTGGTACAACAAGCGGACTTTCGAGGAGAACGGCTGGAAGCCGCCGGAGACCTTCGACGACTTCTTCGCCCTCGCAGAGCAGATGCGCGCCAAGGGCATCACCCCGCTGGCGTTGGGGGACGTCGGCATCTGGGCGTCGGTGCACCTGTTCGAAGTCGTGCTGGCCGGCGTGCTGGGCCCGGACGCGTACAGCGGTCTGTGGACCGGCGCAACCGACTGGAACGGCCCGGAGGTCCGGCGCGCGCTGGAGATCATGGCGCGCATGCTCACCTACGTCAACCCGGATCACTCGGCGCTGTCGTGGGATCAGGCCAACGACCTGGTGATCCAGGGCCGCGCGGGGATGACGATCATGGGCGACTGGGTGGACGCCGACAACCTCGCCAAGAACTTCCGGGATTCGGGTTGGGCGCCGCCGCCGGGCACACGAGGCGTCTTCGTGGCGCTGTCCGATACCTTCGGCCTGCCCAAGAACGCACCCCACCGCGACCAGGCGATCGCCTGGCTGCGGCTGGTGGGGTCTAGGGCCGGGCAGGAGGCGTTCAATCCCGTCAAGGGCTCGATCTGCGCGCGCAACGACTGCGACCCGGCCCTGTTCGGCCCGTACCTGCAGTCGGCGATGCAGGACTGGGCGCGGGACCGGATCGTGCCGAGCCTGGCCCACGGGGCGGCGGCGTCCGAGTCCTGGGTGGCCCTGATCAACGACGTGATGAGCGCCTTCGTCAGCGATCGCGACGTGGCCAAGGCCCAGGCCGCGCTGGCAAAGGCCTGCGTCGACGCGCGGGTGTGCCGCTGA